Within Rhododendron vialii isolate Sample 1 chromosome 12a, ASM3025357v1, the genomic segment CCTCCATCTAGATATTCATCGGTAGGCACTTTGAACCAAAATAATGCATTACTATTTACCTTTCAAGTACTGTAATAAAATAGTTGGCCTTGGTGGTTTAAATGAGTCCAGTCGAGCCGAGCTCTATACTATTCGAGCTCGGTTGACTTGCTAAACGATTTAAAAACTCGAGTTCGAGCTGGACTTAACGAGTCAAGCATGGTTCATTTACTCAATGAGTTGAGCCTACAAAAACGATCCGAGCCGATTTTATAGTTttaagcttggctcgtttactaaacaagcctaaaactcgagctcgaactGGATTGGTTTACTAAACGAGTGGAGTTGATCCGACCCGAGTCTCAATGAGCGAGCCTCGAGCTAATTGGGAGCAgttcggttcatttgcagctcTAATTAATTGATGGAAGTACATATTTGCaacaattataaaattttcacttaGGACATCCACAATAGTATAttcaaaagtcaattgtttttaaaattaacaatgttggtgcaaaaaatagctcacaatggtataattaaattttgggctttgaataatcaaaactagcaatcttttttaataatcaaaatttgtggaccccacatcacataagttaactagttccaaaatttgtatatacACATGTTTCAActgatattttcttcttctctttttcgcctactttatatcttcttcacttcacctacaaaatatttctctttatttccctccaaaagtaaaactcatatctcttgatcatctacaattcaaccaattgtcgccggattaaggtattttactatttttcccGTTTCTcctccccccaaaaaaaaaaatttattaaaaaaaaaaaatcataataggaggcaAAAAAGTCActgattttttcccaaaattaaaagagggaatcgatatatttttgccaaaaaaaaaaaaatacataaatgaGGGAAATGAATGGCGGAAAatagagggggagagagagtgtgaaattgtagtgaatcccttattttggttatggattagtagtgaccattgtgaagctcaacattgttaagcatagcaatctcttaagtgaataattaaaagctgatgtgtcaacttttggttatcattttttgattataccactgtggatgactTTATGTACACTCTGTGGAGGATTGGGTAATATTTTCGTAATGGTGGAATTATAACGCTTACATTTTTAATAAGCTAAGAATTAATAAGCCCAAATAGTTAAAGGCAACGTAATGCACATTTTGTGGATTTTTATTGTATCATGTTTCACATCCATTGTACCATATAGTTTCACATgtaaatcgatttttttttttcgatcgaACAGAAATTCATTATAACTTACGAAAGAAAGTATCATATTAAGAGTACAGACAGAGTTTTAAAATGATTGAGCACGGGCACACAATTTCTAGTCTAACACTTGCCTGATATTTAAGCTATCTCTAATTCAAATTCTCTCATCGCAATAGGTATGTCCATAACAAACACAAGTTCATCAGTGTAGCTGAAGGCACTGACGAAATTGTGTATGTAAATCAATTCATGGGCTTACGATGATTATGGCTTTCTCGTCTGCAGGAGAAGACGGGGAGCATAACAGACAACATGAAGCAAAAGGCCCAGGAAACCAAGGAGAAGGCCTCCCAGACTACCCAAACCGCAAAAGACGGCACCACCGAGTCCAAGAACCAAACCGGCAGTAAGATCTCCGAAAAAACCGGTGCGGTCAAGGACAAGGCGTCGGGGGTGGTCCAGTCGACCAAGGACTCGGCCCAAGCGGGGAAAGACAAGACCGCGGGCACCATCGGAGAGAAGGTGGATCAAGTCAAAAGCGCGGCGGCAGGCGCGAAGGAGGCCGTGAAACAGGCCTTCGGCAAGGGTACCAAGGATAAGGAGGAGGATCCTAAAGAAGACAATGCCGAGAAGGACGACAACAATTAGTTTTTCTGAAAATTTGGAAGTCATGTTTTCTTGATtattggtggtggtgttgtgcttgttttttaatttgtgttttGTATTAATTTGGTATTTGGTTTAGTATGGTTTGTTGGATGTCTTTGGTTAATTCGAGTTGCCTTATGTTTGAGGTGATTCATTTTCTCTTATTTGAGGAGGTTCATGTTTGAACCCTAATTACTATGTactttatatatatgtgtgtgaaTAAAACATCTATTGCTAACTTGAATGCGTAAAGaacaatgaaaaaagaaatggaCATCACTTCGATTTCCTTTCCTTTAATCGATTTCAGTTCACGAATGACTTTAGTTTTACATGTGCCGATTTTTTACGTGGATCAATAGTTGTGTAGTTACATTCACGGATCACACGAATTTAAACAGAGTACGTACATAAATTAAATCAGTTGTTGCGTGTGACATAGTA encodes:
- the LOC131309772 gene encoding late embryogenesis abundant protein Dc3-like, which codes for MATEDQKYNAGETQGQAEEKTGSITDNMKQKAQETKEKASQTTQTAKDGTTESKNQTGSKISEKTGAVKDKASGVVQSTKDSAQAGKDKTAGTIGEKVDQVKSAAAGAKEAVKQAFGKGTKDKEEDPKEDNAEKDDNN